From a region of the Pseudomonadota bacterium genome:
- a CDS encoding Rossmann-like and DUF2520 domain-containing protein, giving the protein MSAERGPSACLIGAGRAGGSLALAWHAAGQLRFAGVVTRSGASAVAEQLDCPAYRDLAALRPVDVWVIATPDDSLPSVASALARTGVARAPATAFHLSGAATSDVLAPLAAQGVAVASAHPVRSFPRLETVLSFEGTHCALEGETAAVTVAGGLFTALGGRCFDLHADGKAAYHGAAVLANNGLVGLADAALTAWQTAGVPSELATGLFSDLATAAIDNLVAGGPRAALSGPLVRGDTGVVSRHCEELDARDPLAAEIYRALSRRLLQLASDRLDADTRDALKRVLESR; this is encoded by the coding sequence GTGTCAGCTGAACGCGGCCCGAGCGCATGCCTGATCGGGGCCGGTCGCGCGGGGGGTTCGCTTGCGCTTGCGTGGCACGCCGCCGGCCAATTGCGCTTCGCTGGCGTGGTGACCCGCTCAGGTGCGTCAGCTGTCGCAGAACAGCTTGATTGCCCCGCGTACCGCGACCTCGCGGCGCTCCGGCCGGTGGACGTGTGGGTCATTGCCACACCCGATGACAGTCTCCCGTCGGTCGCGTCGGCACTGGCCCGCACGGGTGTTGCGCGCGCACCCGCCACGGCCTTTCACCTCTCCGGTGCGGCCACAAGTGACGTCCTGGCGCCGCTTGCCGCACAGGGTGTGGCGGTCGCGAGTGCCCACCCGGTTCGGAGCTTTCCGCGTCTGGAGACGGTCTTGAGCTTCGAGGGTACCCACTGTGCGCTCGAGGGCGAGACCGCGGCGGTCACGGTGGCCGGCGGCTTGTTCACAGCGCTCGGTGGCCGGTGTTTTGATCTCCATGCGGACGGAAAGGCGGCCTACCACGGTGCTGCCGTGCTCGCGAACAACGGCCTGGTGGGCCTCGCGGACGCAGCACTGACAGCCTGGCAGACAGCCGGTGTGCCCTCGGAGCTCGCGACCGGGTTGTTCTCGGACCTGGCCACGGCCGCGATTGACAACCTCGTGGCCGGCGGCCCCCGTGCCGCCCTGTCGGGTCCGCTCGTTCGGGGGGACACGGGTGTGGTCTCTCGTCACTGTGAAGAGCTCGACGCTCGGGATCCGCTCGCCGCCGAGATCTACCGCGCGCTCAGCCGGCGCTTGCTGCAGCTCGCATCGGACCGGCTCGACGCCGACACCCGTGACGCGCTTAAACGGGTGCTCGAATCGCGTTGA
- the panB gene encoding 3-methyl-2-oxobutanoate hydroxymethyltransferase, with translation MSAQSETRPVTVATLQKMKGEGTPFSCLTAYDAAFAGVLDRAGVDVVLVGDSLGMVVQGVETTIPVTMEHMIYHSQLVARGMRRPMLMVDMPFMSYATPEACLANAARLMKEGGAHVVKLEWGELQLDMVRRLSECGIPVCAHLGLTPQAVHKIGGYRVQGRDDDTARKLREDALALEQAGADILLLECVPMALAAEITAASGVPVIGIGAGPDCDGQILVLYDILDIAPGKRTRFSKNYMAEAGFIEGAVSAYVQQVSDRRFPTDEFAFE, from the coding sequence ATGAGCGCTCAATCGGAAACCAGACCCGTCACAGTGGCGACCCTGCAGAAAATGAAAGGCGAGGGCACCCCGTTTTCGTGCCTGACGGCCTACGACGCGGCCTTCGCCGGCGTCCTCGACCGTGCCGGTGTCGACGTCGTGCTGGTGGGCGATTCCCTCGGCATGGTGGTTCAGGGGGTCGAGACGACCATCCCGGTCACGATGGAACACATGATCTACCACAGCCAACTCGTGGCCCGGGGCATGCGCCGGCCGATGTTGATGGTCGACATGCCCTTCATGAGTTACGCGACCCCCGAGGCCTGTCTCGCAAACGCAGCTCGGCTCATGAAAGAAGGCGGAGCGCACGTCGTCAAGCTCGAATGGGGCGAGCTGCAGCTCGACATGGTGCGTCGCCTCAGCGAGTGCGGCATCCCGGTGTGCGCGCACCTCGGGTTGACACCGCAGGCCGTGCACAAGATCGGCGGCTACCGCGTGCAGGGGCGCGACGACGACACCGCGCGCAAGCTGCGGGAGGACGCGCTGGCGCTGGAACAAGCCGGCGCGGACATCCTGTTGCTTGAATGCGTGCCGATGGCGCTCGCGGCCGAGATCACCGCGGCGTCAGGCGTGCCGGTGATCGGCATCGGTGCTGGGCCGGACTGTGACGGTCAGATCCTCGTGCTCTACGACATTCTCGACATTGCACCGGGCAAGCGTACGCGCTTCTCGAAGAACTACATGGCCGAGGCCGGGTTTATCGAAGGGGCGGTGTCGGCCTATGTGCAGCAGGTGTCCGACCGGCGGTTCCCGACCGACGAATTCGCATTCGAGTAG
- a CDS encoding auxin-binding protein has protein sequence MRHSLSHCLLCGLVLLALALPGASVLADTPDASEDAYALEAQSLRAHFDVSLRPERSPPEIGTLHSWLVRVTDRAGDPVYPVALAVGGGMAGHGHGLPTQPQITAYLGDGTHRIEGVRFNMAGEWTLRIGIEYGGLRDIAELQFEIDF, from the coding sequence ATGCGTCACTCCCTGTCCCATTGCCTGCTCTGCGGTCTGGTCCTGTTGGCACTGGCCCTGCCAGGCGCCAGTGTACTCGCCGACACGCCGGACGCCAGCGAGGACGCCTACGCCCTGGAGGCGCAGTCGTTGCGTGCGCATTTCGACGTGAGCCTGCGACCCGAGCGGTCGCCGCCCGAGATCGGCACGCTCCACAGCTGGCTCGTGCGGGTCACCGACCGCGCCGGTGACCCGGTGTACCCGGTTGCCCTCGCCGTCGGCGGCGGCATGGCGGGGCACGGCCATGGCTTGCCCACGCAACCGCAGATCACGGCCTACCTTGGTGACGGCACACACCGCATCGAGGGTGTCAGGTTCAACATGGCAGGCGAGTGGACGCTGCGCATCGGCATCGAATACGGTGGCCTGCGTGACATCGCCGAACTCCAGTTTGAGATCGATTTCTGA